The following coding sequences lie in one Apium graveolens cultivar Ventura chromosome 1, ASM990537v1, whole genome shotgun sequence genomic window:
- the LOC141706867 gene encoding uncharacterized protein LOC141706867, whose protein sequence is MLKYNMHRAQNRMKQLADRRRSERSFEVGKWVYLKLQPYRQISVANRPSQKLGAKYFGPYLVIKKVGAVAYTLQLPPSSKIHPTFHVSLLKRNFGPPPEVMDNTLPITYDTQSIAEIKVPSRVVEVRSVKKKNVAKIHCLIEWKNTHVEEGTWKSAVSIMKKFPAFDPWGQGSLDGGSIDTITSMGPHESTDGGTSQLVGQETGRGTKLN, encoded by the coding sequence ATGCTGAAGTACAACATGCACAGAGCTCAAAATAGGATGAAACAATTGGCAGATAGAAGACGTTCAGAGAGAAGTTTTGAGGTAGGGAAATGGGTATATCTCAAACTGCAACCTTACAGACAAATATCAGTAGCCAACAGACCTTCTCAGAAGTTGGGTGCTAAGTACTTTGGACCATACTTAGTGATAAAAAAGGTTGGAGCGGTGGCATACACACTGCAGTTACCTCCTTCCTCAAAAATCCACCCCACATTCCATGTATCTCTCCTAAAACGAAATTTTGGACCACCACCTGAAGTCATGGACAACACCCTTCCGATCACTTATGATACTCAAAGCATCGCTGAAATCAAAGTGCCTAGCAGGGTTGTGGAAGTTAGGAGCGTCAAAAAGAAGAATGTGGCAAAAATCCATTGTCTCATAGAATGGAAGAACACACATGTGGAAGAAGGTACATGGAAAAGTGCAGTAAGTATCATGAAAAAGTTTCCTGCATTTGATCCTTGGGGTCAAGGATCTCTCGATGGGGGGAGTATTGATACAATCACTAGTATGGGACCACATGAGAGCACAGATGGAGGCACAAGTCAGCTGGTGGGACAGGAAACAGGGAGAGGGACCAAGCTGAACTGA
- the LOC141667203 gene encoding putative receptor-like serine/threonine-protein kinase At5g57670 translates to MRYIRTESFKKLFSIKRQSFDGNEDEEVMKKESSLSNDLQENNYESLHAAGSPKSKRYSRTASFRRLFSIKPRSLDLSNDQDEEHNDGNFQRRSWKNFTFQQVFRATNGFTSDNLVGKGGYAEVYKGVLEDGQEVAVKRLMKVSNDERKEKEFLTEIGTLGHVNHPNVLSLLGCCIDNGLYLVFQFSSRGSVASLLHDENSPTMDWKSRYKIGVETALGLHYLHKVCPRRIIHRDIKTSNVLVTADFKPQISDFGLAKWLPSQWTHHSIVPIEGTFGHLAPEYFMHGFVDEKTDVFAFGVFLLEIISGKKPVDGSHQSLHSWAKPILNQGDNVKLVDPRLEGAYNIKQLNRLAFAASLCIRKSSTWRPVMSEVLQVMLMEGEIDKERWKIPKEDEEDESWSLEDLECECDSASSTSVNDE, encoded by the exons ATGAGATACATTCGGACGGAAAGCTTCAAAAAGCTGTTCTCTATCAAGCGTCAGAGCTTTGATGgtaatgaagatgaagaagttatGAAAAAAGAAAGTAGTCTTTCTAATGATCTACAAGAAAATAATTATGAAAGCTTGCACGCTGCTGGCAGTCCAAAATCTAAAAGATATAGCCGCACTGCAAGTTTTAGGAGACTCTTCTCCATCAAACCGAGAAGCTTAGATCTTTCTAATGATCAAGATGAAGAACATAATGACGGAAACTTTCAAAGAAGAAGTTGGAAAAACTTCACTTTTCAACAAGTCTTTCGCGCAACCAATGGTTTTACCTCAG ATAACTTGGTAGGGAAAGGAGGATATGCAGAGGTTTACAAAGGAGTGCTAGAAGATGGACAAGAAGTAGCTGTGAAAAGATTAATGAAAGTATCAAATGATGAGAGGAAAGAGAAGGAGTTCTTGACAGAGATTGGAACACTTGGTCATGTTAACCATCCCAATGTATTATCACTTTTAGGCTGTTGCATTGATAATGGGCTATATCTGGTTTTCCAGTTTTCATCTAGAGGTTCtgttgcttctcttcttcatg ATGAGAATTCGCCAACAATGGACTGGAAATCAAGGTACAAGATTGGAGTTGAAACTGCCTTAGGTCTTCATTATTTGCACAAAGTATGTCCGAGAAGAATAATTCATAGAGACATCAAAACTTCCAATGTTTTGGTTACTGCAGATTTTAAACCCCAG ATATCAGATTTTGGATTAGCAAAATGGCTTCCATCACAATGGACTCATCATTCAATAGTGCCTATAGAAGGGACATTTGG GCATTTGGCACCAGAGTATTTCATGCACGGGTTTGTGGATGAGAAGACTGATGTATTCGCATTTGGTGTCTTCTTGCTTGAGATTATATCCGGCAAGAAACCGGTGGATGGCTCTCACCAAAGTTTACATAGCTGG GCAAAACCTATATTGAACCAAGGGGACAATGTAAAGTTGGTGGATCCAAGACTTGAAGGTGCATATAATATCAAGCAGCTCAACAGGCTAGCCTTTGCAGCATCTCTATGTATTCGCAAATCTTCCACGTGGCGACCAGTCATGAGCGAG GTCCTACAAGTAATGCTAATGGAAGGAGAAATCGATAAAGAGAGGTGGAAAATTCCAAAAGAAGATGAAGAGGATGAGTCTTGGAGTTTAGAAGATCTAGAGTGCGAGTGTGATAGCGCATCCTCAACCTCTGTCAATGACGAATAA